The region gctggcagctctcgGTTTCCTGGGAAGAGGAAAGGGGCTGGATCCAGCTCCATCGATCACCAAAGCTGTGATTCCTTTCAGGATGAGAGAGGGTCATGgtgtcaccctgtccctgttcccatcccacaGGATGGACCTGGCTAGAGCCCAtagagagcaggagctgctccagatcCCACCTGATCCTGCCCActcctgctccatccatccCACCCATTCCTGCTCTGGTATCCCAACCTGATCCCGCCCCAATCCTGCTGCAATCTTGCTCCATGCAGCCCAACAAATCCTGCTCTGGAATCCTACTCTGATCCTGCCTCATCCATCCAACATAAATCCTGCTCCATCCACTCATCCATCATGcatccattatccatccatcatccatccatcatccatccatcaccaTCCATAATCCTTCAATCATGCATCAATCATCCATCgtccatccatgcatccatcatccatccagcattcatccatcatccatccatcacccatccatccatcgTCTATCCATCACTCGttatccatcatccatccaccatccatccatcatccaaCCATTATcaatcatccatccatcatccatcattcatcatccatccatcatccatccatccatccatccatccaaccatccatctgtcctggtttgaaggacaggtgtctgccaataaaggcagaagttttcctttgaaacagagacctgaattccactccccccaagtattataaacgtttgaatcacggactctgaggcagagataagggggtagcaataacagctcttttactatTATATGtaactgtacaagcagaaacaacagcagttgttaaaattaccaccaaaacagagcagattactcggttccagtcctttctttagctgtgagcacgctctctctcggcaggagcggaggcgggaagaGGCGGCTGCGGCCACACcgggtgggagcggctggagcgggcagctcctcgctcaccgtttgggttctggtgctcagctgtgtccgcagagactggaggctgcagcagggcagatgcagggcaggtgatggcagagagtctggctctcctgccttcggccgcgtggctccaagaccaGGGGATCCTCCTCGGAGCTCCTGGAAACAcaagtcccctccggaagcacgagtgCCCCTCTCAAAGCCGATCCTACttaccccttttgtctagagtcaTCAAAGGTCCGGGGTGTAACCAGCCAGCTCCATAGtcatgataatgggaaaaattctttaaactgacacagtaatagaaaaacactcaacccccaacaccatccatcatccatccatcatccatctatcatccatccaaaaatcccaacagaTCCTGCTCCAGAATCCAGGCCCGATCCCATGCCATAATTCCATCTGATCCTGCTCTGGACTCCTGCTCTAATCCGGGATCCCTCCCTGATCCCAATCTGTCCATTCTGCCCCAATCCCTCTCCGGAATTCCACCCTGATCCCGCTTCGTACCTGCATTCAAGCCTTTGTTCCCACAtcatttcctgcagaaagagaagatcTATGAGTTTCCAGCACGGATCACACACCAGTATTAACCCCAGGATCCATCCTGGGATCCACACAGAGGGGATCCAGAACTGGATCCACCACTAGTACTCACTGGCTGCCAGGTTGTATACATTCCTGCCCTTCTTCCCTGTGTAAAAAACAGTGGGATCAGCGTTGGTAACTCAGGATTCCCAGAACAGTGCCGGGTGGATCCGTGCCCCTTCCCAACTCCCTTCCCGCGTGTTACCAAATTGGCGCTTCCAGACGACGAATCCAATGAGGACAATGAGAATGATGATGGCGACGATGATGGACACAGCAACCACCACAGTGAGATTCCCGCCAGATTTTGGTTCTGGGAAATGCAGGATAgtgaggagggggaggggaatCCCCATTTGGGAATTCCAAATTCCCAGTTCCCACATTCCATATATCGCATTCCCAGCCTCACCCCAAGCAAAGATTCCGGGCTCCAACATTCCGGGATGCTCCACCCGGCACCGGTACTGCTCCCGCTCCTCCGGCCGCGCCTCGATCCTGGCCCAGGTGTGGAAGGTGCCGTCGCTGTTGGGAACGACCCCGCCCCACTCTGTCTCCTGATCCCAGATTTCATCCCCCTTCATCCAGTTGACTGCGATGGTGTTGGGGTAGAATCCGTACGCGTGGCAGGACAAGATCAGCATCCCGTATTCCTCTTTTCCAGACACATGGACATCAGGGGGCTCTGGAATGGGATAACAGTGAGAGACATCTgtggaattccatgggaatgggatgggggtGAGATCTGCCCACTGAATATGcacaggaatgggatggggatgagatctgcccatggaattcccactgGAATTAGGAAGGGGGTGAGATCTAAACATGGAACTCCCACTgaaatgggatggggatgagatCTAAACATGGAATTACCactggaatgggatgggatggaggtgATATCTAAACatggaattccatgggaatgggacagTGGTAAGATCAGcccatggaattcccactgGAATGGCGTGGGAGTGAGATCTGCCCATGGAATTCCATAGGAACGGGATAGGGGTGAGGTCTGCCCATGGAATTCCCACTAAAATGGGACAGAGGTGAGATCTGCCCATGGAATATGcacaggaatgggatgggggtGAGGTCTACCCACGAATTCTCACAGGAATTACCCTGTCCCCAAGTCctccattcccaaatcccatattCCCACAGGAATTCTGCTCCCACCTTTGCGGTCCAGCTCCTTCTGCCCATATCCAACAAATTTCTGGAGCCATTCTGGGCATTCGTGCTCCAGGTAATTCGTATTCCTCTCAACATAGTTCTCACGTTCCCAGCGCCTCCTGAtaacctcagcagtgctgtcGGCCGCCACAAATCTCCTGGATTCCAGGTCAAAGGAGGTGAAATCCCTCCCATCATAGCCGTACCGTACGGATCCACGGACACTCCCATCAGACAGGAGATCACAGCCATAAACTCGCAACCTTGTGTGGAGACCTGGAGGATTGTACCCACAGAGACCCATGGAATtgtgtcccagccccacagagatCCATGGATCCTATGGATCTACATCCCAATCCGTGGATCACAAGATATCCCACACCAGCCTAATGGAACCTCATCTCAGCCTCTTGGTGCCCTGTGAATCCACATCCCAGTCCCACAGATCCCCCCACTCACCCCTGCTCTGGTTGTACCGGTTCCGCAGTATCTCCAGGCTCCTGGCATCCCTGTGCTGATTCCCCACGCAGATCTGAGTCTCCCTatcccaaaatcctggctcGGCTCCGTCCTTCATCCACTGTGTCAGTGGCTCCACCCGCGCTCGGTCGCTGTGGCAGCGCTCAAAGGGGATCCCATCCAGGTACCCAATGGACATGTACTGGGgaatccctgggctgggctctgacacCCCCACATCCAGGAAACGCAGGGAGTGGAGAACTGAAGAGACAAGGCAATTTGGGGGGGTTGAAGGGGTCATGGATCAATGAAAGAGGAAATGGGAGTTCAGGGAAGGGTGTGCATGGGGTCCCAGTGTCCAGGAATGGGGGCTTGGgggatccctgtgcccagaAAAGGGGTATACAAGGACAGGGAGAGGTGGGATTGGGGTTCCAGgggatccctgtgcccaggaaaAGGGATCCAGGGTCCCCAATGCCAAGGAAACAGGGGTCACAATGTGAGGAGACCTAGGGTGGCTGGAATGCGGGGCCTTGGGGTCCTTGATGCAGAGATaaaggggggctgggggctgagtAAAGAAGGAATGGGGGTCCAGGGGGTCTCAGGGTCAAGGAAAAGGGGGGGCTGGGGAAGGCGGGATGGATGGGAAAGGGGGTGCACGGGGGGATTGGTACTAGATAAGGGAGTGCAGGGGGGTCCCAGTGCCCGGGACTGGAAATTCAGGGGAGTCCCAGAGCCCAGAATCGCCCCTGGGACCCTCCATGACTCATCAGGGACCCTCCCAGACCCTCTGGGACGTCCCCGGAGGATGAGCAGGGGGTGGAGACCTGGAGGGACGCAAAgactgggggggggggggcaaGAAGCGGAACGGGGAGAGCCGGGAAGGGTCCAAGGCTCAAGGAAGGGACGGGGAGAGGTGAGATGAGGGATCTACGGGATCCAGAGGTCCCCGGTGTTGAGGGAAAGGAGGGTCTGgaagctgggaaaggcaggaatgggggTCCAGGGGGTCGCTGGGTCACGGGAAAGGGAggtctggagctgggagaggcgAGTGGATCCCGGAGGCGCAGCCTGGGAGATGCGAAGAAGGCCGAGGGAGTGAGGCGGGGAGGGGACGGGGGGAAagagggaattccagggatttcaTCTGGATCCCACAGGATCCCCGCTGCGACTCCCCTGATACCCCTGGGACTCCCGGGACCCTCTGGGACCCCGTTTCGGGAAGCGGCGGGAGTGGAAGACGGGGGAGACACGGAAAGTTGGGAGGTTCGGGAGGTCCAAAGGCCAAGGAAAAGAGCGGGACTCGGGTCTGGGAAAAGCGGGATGCCCGAAaagggggtgcagggagggtcCCAGGCCCGGAAATCGAGATTTAGGGGTGTCCCAGTACCCAGGTATGATGGTTCAGGGAGGCCCCGGTCCGCGATTCGGGGTTCAAAGGGATCCAGATCCCCAGGAATTTGGGTTCAGGGGGTCCCGGTGCCAGATGAGGGCGTGCGGGGGTTCGcggtgctggggaagggggggTCAGGGGGATCCCGGTGACCGGAAATTGGCGCTCAAGGGGGTCCCCGTGCCCAGGAATGGGGGTTCAGGGGAGTCCCGGCGCACAGAAATGGGGATCCAGGGGTGTCTTTCTGCTGGGAAAGGCGACGGAGAGGTAACAGGACTCAAAATGAGGTTTCAAGAGTTTCTCCGTGCCCGGGAATGAAGGTTTAAAGGACTCCCAGTGCCCGCAAATGGGAGCTCAGGGGGGTTGCGGTTTCGGGGGTCCCACTCACCTCTCGTCGCGCCCCCCGGGTCCCCCAGAAGCCCCAGGAGccccaagagcagccccagccccagccccagccccagcgccGGAGCCATCGCGCTGCTCCGCCGCGGTCCCGCCCCCAGCTCTGGCCCCGCCCCCCGAGCCATCTCCAGCGCCGCCATTGGCGCCGCTATTTCCTATCTACCAATGGAAACTCAATACGTAAGTGACGTCACTGGTCGCTGGGAGGATCCAAGTCTCTCAGGTTCGTACGCGGAAGCGAAAGTGACCGAGGGAGCGCGGTGGGCGGGAGGGGACGAGAGAGTTCCAAAGAATTCCTCTGGATCCCTCTGGATCCCCGCTGCGACCCCCCTGGAGCCCGCTGGGAACCACCTGGGACCCCACTGGACCCCCGTGAAGAAAGCGCCGGGAGTGGAGAACTGGGGTGAAGGAAAAGGGCGGGTCTGGGAAGGGCGGGATGCCCGAGAAGGGGGTGCAGGAGGTCCCAATACACTTGAAGGGGAACCAGGAGGGGGTCCCAGTGCCGAATTAGGGGGTACAGGGGGATCCCCGTGCCCAGTAATGGGGCTCAGGGGGTCCCAGGGTCAAGGAAAATGGGGGCTGGGGTCTCCGAGAGGGGGAGGGCCAGGAAAGGGGATGTGGGGGGACATTGGTGCTGGATAAGGAGAAACCCAGTGCGCAGGAAATGGGTTCAGGGGGGTTCTCTTTGGGGGTTCTGGATTTCAACAGGGTCCTGGTGCCTAAAAACGGGGGTTCAGGGCGGTCTCGGTGCTCAGAAatgggggttcaggggggttTCCGTGCCCGGGAATGGGGGTTCAGGTTGGTTTCAGATTTCAGATAATGGAGTGCAGGGGTTTCCAGGACTGGAGAAGGGGGTACAGGGGGGTGCCGGTGCCCCGAAATGAACGTTCAAGGGTGTCTCTGTGCCCAGGAAGGGGAGTTCGCCTGGAAATGGAAGTGCAGGGGGGTCCCCGTGCCAGGAATGGGGGTTCAGGGGGTTCCTGGTGCCGGGGGCGGTCGCCGGTCCCGGAGCGGATCCCGAAGCCGCAGCTTGGGAGACGCGAACGTGACCGGGGGAGAGCAaggatggggaggggacagagcaaaccctgggaattcccCTGAATCCCCCCCGGGATCGCCCAGGACACCCCCTCAGGACTAGCAGGGGGTGGAGAACTGGGGGGACGCAGAGACTGGGGGGTCTGGCGGCGTCCAAGGGTCAGGAAGCGAAACTGGGAGAGCCGGGAAAGAAGGCTGAaggaagggactgggagaggcGGGATGGGGGATCTAcggggtccctgtgcccaggaaaGGCGTCCAGAGGTCCCTGGTCTTGGGAAAAGTGGggtctgggagctgggaaaggcaggaatgggggTCCAGGGGGCCCCTGGGTCACGGGAAaagggggctggggctgggagacGCGGGTGGATCCCGGGGACGCAGTTTGGGAGACGCGAAAGCGAGACGGGAGTAAAGGTGAATTCCAGGAATTCATCTGGATCTCCGCTAGACCTCCTGGGACCCCGGGGGGACTCCCTGGAACCCCCTACCAAGAAGTGCCGGAAATGGAGAAATTTGGGAGATCTGGGGGTCCAAAAGCCGAGGAAAAGGGCGGATCTGGGGtgtgggaagggcaggatgGACGGGaatgggggtgcaggggggtcCCAGAGCACTGACGGGGGTGCGGGGGGAATCCCAACCCCAGATAAGGGGATGCAGGGGGGTCCcggtgctggggaagggagtACGGGGGAGTCCCCGTGCCCAAAAATGGGGGTTCAGGGGTTCCCCTGCTGGGGAATGCGTGTTAAGGGGGAGTTTCCTTCCCGGAATTCAGGGCTCAAGGGCGTTCCGGTGCTCTGAAATGGGGGTTCAGGGGGTGCCGGTGACCAGAAatgggggttcaggggggtcTCCGTGCCAGATGAAGGGGTACAGGGGGATCCcggtgctggggaaggggattGAGGGGGGTCACACGACCCAAAATGGGGATTCCGGGGGTTCTCCTGCCCGGCAATGGAGGTTTAGGGGGTTCCCGGTGCCCGGAAATGGAAGTTCAggggggtcccggtgcccgGGAATTCCGGTTCAGGGGGGGGTCTCGGTTTCGAGGGGTCCCACTCACCTTTCGTCGCGCCCCCCTGGTCCCCCAGAAGCCCCAGGAGccccaaaagcagccccagccccaccgcTGGAGCCATCGCAGCCTTCCCCGCTCGCAGCTGTGGCGCAGCTCGAGAGACCCGAAAGCGAAAGTGCCCGAGGGAGCgcggaggggaggggaaaaggaagaattccagggaattcacCCGGATCCCCTCCTGATACCCCTCTGGATCCCTCAGGGATGCACCTGGGacccccgggccgggctgtgctgcGCTCCAACTCTGCCCTCACCCCGCCGGGTTCGGCCCGAAGCGGTGGCAGCGCCGCGATCCGCGGATCCAGTTTTTCCTGCGGGTGCGGCTCCCAGCCACGGCGGAGCAGGACTGGGCGCTGCGACTGCGAGCCCTgattccctctctccctctctctctgtctctctctctctctctccctctctctctctccctctctcctgttctctccctttcctttggGTGATCATAAATCCCAGAGCGGCCGGAGAGCCCCGTGCCCAGTTCGGGTTTCCCAGGAAAGGGAGGCCGGGGAGGAGGTGCCCAGGGCCGGCCGGGAATGGGGGTCCGGGGGTCCCCGGGGTCACGGAAACAGGGGAtccaggggctggcagaggaggatTCCCGGGAAAGGGGGTGCAGGGGAGTCCCAGTGCCCGGGAATGGGGCAGAGTGGGGCAGGATCTGGGAAACGACGGCGGCTGCCGGGAagggactgggacagactgggacacCGAACACTGGGACAAGAACCCACTGGGGGAAGAACTGGGCACCAGGGATCATACTCGGGTATACTGGGACCACGCTGAGGGCTACTGCGAGCAACTGGGAGCATGCAGAGGACAACTGAGATATACTGGGAAAGACTGGGAATGGCTTGGATCATCCTGGCATTGACTGGAATCATACTGGAAGTGATCAGATCTGTATTAGGGGTGAATAAGAGAAACTGGAAGGGGCAGGGGCAACTGGGATCATACTGGTACCAACGGGGTCACACTTGAAGTGACTGGCATTGTATTGGGAATATCCGGGAGTAACTGGGATCATACTGGAGGTGACAGGGATCAAACTGGACTCACAGTGGGAGTGTCTGGGAGTTACTGAGATCATACTCGGGTGAATGGGCTTATACTGGGAGCAACTCGGACCACAGGGGGGACAAATGGCATCATAGGTGTCACTGGGTTCGTACTGAACGTGACTGAGGCCACAATGAGCTCTTACTGAGAGGGACTGAGAGCGAAGGAACCATACCAGGGATGACTGTGATCCCCTGGGACCATGTTGGGGGCAACTGGGATCCTACTGGGAGTGATCTGGAACATACTGGGAATGCCCAGGATCACACAGGGGGTGACTGGGAACCAGCGgtgaggcggcggcggagcTCGGAGGCGGCCCCAGCGCAGGTGGGAGCCGCGCTCGGTTCTgcgggggctcggggctcgcTGCGGGCGGAGGGGGCGGCAGGAGGCTCTGTGGGGAGGACAGAGGTGGCTGCCCCGTCCCCGGGATGTTGCCCTGGGGCTTCGGCAGGAgctccgccgccgcctcaccgggctccggccgctgccgccgctcccgggAGCACAGACGCTCCCACAATGGCGCCTTTGCTGCGCCACCGGTGCTGTGCTGGCGGTACCGGGGCCGGGCTTTTTTGGTTCTGCCCAGTCAGCACGCGAGAACGAAAAGTGACGGCAGAATCAGCCAATCGCAGCGAGGGAAGGgctctcccctccctttccccgaGCTCCGCCATTTCTCGGAAACCTCGCTCGAGGGGGCGGGGAGAGTTTAATCACTGGTCAACACACCTAACTTGGGGAGATGAATTGAATTTATTATCAAGTCAGAGCAAGagaatgagaagtaaaataattcCTATGAAAACATCTTCCCCTCACCATTCCCTCCTTCCTGGATTTCCTTTATTCTCCattccctcccctgtccccacccaggGGAGATCATGTCACTGCTTCCCAGTTCCTGTCTGTACTACAGAGATGCCTGCAATGTCCCCAGAAGGTTCAGGACTTCCTGATCTGTCTTCTACATCTCCCCCTCCAAGATGGACACacacctgctgctttttttttttagtaaaaaaccCATTATTCATAATTCTCTTAATTCACTCCATGTCAATTAGTACCATTTTCTAGAAGTGACAATCTCTTTTGTTACTTCTTACCTACAAGTCCCTGGCGCTGTTTCCAAGCAGATTCCCGTGCTTTGTTTCAGTCACATTCACACTGTTCCTTTCGCCCATCACTGCTGGAGCCCCTCCCCTGCTTGCACTCGCAGGTAGCACCAAATGCGTGTCCCTGTGtagacactgctgaaggctcgtgGAAAAATCCAATtcggatttttcccaggctgttagctttctcagctccagctcggATCTTTCCCAAGCTGGGGACTTTTctcagagataaaaaaaaaaaaaaaaagaattaataacatAGAAGAACACCTGTTGTTGATCACAAAGCCTCGTGTGTGTCTCTTaatgttttacagaaaacatgttttcaaaaaAGTGTTGCCTTCTTAAACCAGTGAGCCTTTTCTATTTCGTTTTGCACGATCTATCTTGTATCAATGGgatggcttttcaataaatcgCTTCTTCTTGCTACTTTGAAGCAGTCGTGTGTGTTACTGTGTTATTTGCCATTCCTAACCACACAGCAACATCCCAGCCCGCAGCTCCAGcgcccaccctgccctggctggggctgggctggggcagtgagCCCGACAGAAACCAGAACCCGCGGGACGCTTTGGCTCGCAGGGGCGGAAggtccagggctgctccccttcccctccactTGGTTTAGGATTAAATTTTTTGGCCACTGTGGAAGAGGATAAAGGCGTGATTTTTCTCCAgcactgggtgggttttttccctcgCATGGGGCATTTTGGCCTTCCCCTTCTGCCCTCTCACAGAACTAGTGGCATTTTCCACCACACACAGTTTGCAACCAAGAGTCTGCTGCGGTCGAGAAGGCTCCAAGCACCTCCTTCCAGGCTGACTCTGCAGGTGCcgaggctgctctgggctctgccaggctctgccggggctcagctctgggtgaGGCTGGGCTCATTCTCCCCTCGCATTGCTCGGAGCAGCTGAGTCACAGGGGGAGAACGAAAGGACACAAGGGTGTTGAGGTTTAAGAGAGTTTTTATTCAAAAAACTGCCATAACAAACAGACTGTCCTAACGACGTTAACTATCTAGCAGTGCTAACTACCATAACTAACTAGTCCTAACAACTGTAAGACAAAGCTGTTAATCTGGTCTCTGAGACTCATTTTCTTTATGGCCACCTGAAGGGACATTGCAGACCTTTAACTGGAGGGGTCTCTGGCAGGAGACCACAGCAAACATGGAGGGAATCTTTTTGGAGCAATGGAGCCAGGCTGTTCCAAACTGCCTTGGGATGGGACACCAGAGCTCAGCAAGTGCAATTCCCACAGCCCATTCCTCTGCTCGCTGGGGGCTGCTTACAGGACACATGGCCAGAGACATTTGGCCTTGTAAGCCCTGCAGAAATGGTCCCTCAGCTGTCAGCCTCAAAGCTCTGACAACATTTTCTGCACCTAGAGTCTTCTCAAATGGCCTTAGTTTACCACCACCCTGATGAtgatcatcatcatcatcatgacCATTATTCTTTAAACACATTTGCAAGCAGGAGGTAATTCTGGTCCTgtgaaacagagcaaaacagcCCAGAGCCCTTTAGCACTTCTATGGGATTTGGTCATGATTTCAAATGCCACTGCTCTGTTTGGGATTGCacaacaaagcaaacacagacaTCCATTGTCACAGGCTGTTGCTGACACCAGACCCAAACACAACTGCAGGGTTCAGGAGAGAGCTTTGCTCTGGACATCCATCTTCtcatttctctccctctctctctgtgaACAGCTGCAGTAGGGCTAAAACCCCAAACTGAGCCCAAGCAGGATCTCTTCCTAATTAGGCTGTGAGGTATCCTTTGAAGATGAAATGGGGAATGGAAAAACTGCTAAATAGTGTTCCTGTCCAAGGCTGGGATGAAGATAAATTTGGCCTCAGTCTCCACCAGCTGAAGCATTCATGGTTTTAGATATGAAGGCCAAGGCAGCATATCCTGCTCTGACAGACACCACTGCCCTCCTTGCATTCCTTTGGGCACTTCAGAAGGACCAAGTGTGCCCCAGTTGTGTTCTGAAGGTGACACTTCTCTGCCTTCAGAGGAGCAGCCCATGCAGGAAAGCTCTGCTGggcccccagagctgcagccacagctcccagcagaggggAAAGCCCTCGAGAGCTGCCAGCCGTGCTGGAAGTGTTGGCACTGACCTCTCCTCCCGTGGCCCTGTCGAGTCCTTTATAAACAGCTCCAAAAGCCCT is a window of Oenanthe melanoleuca isolate GR-GAL-2019-014 unplaced genomic scaffold, OMel1.0 S219, whole genome shotgun sequence DNA encoding:
- the LOC130266782 gene encoding class I histocompatibility antigen, F10 alpha chain-like isoform X1; translated protein: MAPALGLGLGLGLLLGLLGLLGDPGGATRVLHSLRFLDVGVSEPSPGIPQYMSIGYLDGIPFERCHSDRARVEPLTQWMKDGAEPGFWDRETQICVGNQHRDARSLEILRNRYNQSRGLHTRLRVYGCDLLSDGSVRGSVRYGYDGRDFTSFDLESRRFVAADSTAEVIRRRWERENYVERNTNYLEHECPEWLQKFVGYGQKELDRKEPPDVHVSGKEEYGMLILSCHAYGFYPNTIAVNWMKGDEIWDQETEWGGVVPNSDGTFHTWARIEARPEEREQYRCRVEHPGMLEPGIFAWEPKSGGNLTVVVAVSIIVAIIILIVLIGFVVWKRQFGKKGRNVYNLAARNDVGTKA
- the LOC130266782 gene encoding class I histocompatibility antigen, F10 alpha chain-like isoform X2, producing the protein MAPAVGLGLLLGLLGLLGDQGGATKVLHSLRFLDVGVSEPSPGIPQYMSIGYLDGIPFERCHSDRARVEPLTQWMKDGAEPGFWDRETQICVGNQHRDARSLEILRNRYNQSRGLHTRLRVYGCDLLSDGSVRGSVRYGYDGRDFTSFDLESRRFVAADSTAEVIRRRWERENYVERNTNYLEHECPEWLQKFVGYGQKELDRKEPPDVHVSGKEEYGMLILSCHAYGFYPNTIAVNWMKGDEIWDQETEWGGVVPNSDGTFHTWARIEARPEEREQYRCRVEHPGMLEPGIFAWEPKSGGNLTVVVAVSIIVAIIILIVLIGFVVWKRQFGKKGRNVYNLAARNDVGTKA